A genomic region of Trifolium pratense cultivar HEN17-A07 linkage group LG3, ARS_RC_1.1, whole genome shotgun sequence contains the following coding sequences:
- the LOC123917194 gene encoding receptor-like protein EIX2, giving the protein MMTIITTQMPLLLLLLLSLTTFHKCMSINDHKWVRCNEKDKEILSIFKKGINDSYGELSTWSTEKDCCAWKGVSCDNITNRVTKLDLNLDLPYITLTGEINMCILELEFLSYLDLSKNEFDVISFTTIQHNITHASNLLYLDLSSPFGVTLQMDNLDWLSPLSSLKYLNLSFIDLHKVTNWLQAVNTLPSLLELQLSYCKLNNFIINPSIQYLNLSSLLTLDLSYNNFTSQLPNWFFNLTKDVTYLDLSSSKIHGEIPSSLLNLQNLRYLDLSFNKLQGSLPDGISQLPNIQHLDLYGNMLSGSNIPSTLGNLSYLNYLSIGHNNFSGEISENTFSKLSNLDSLDLTSSNFVFQFNLDWVPPFQLSYLLLSNTNQGPNFPSWIYTQKSLQSLDLSSSGISLVDRNNFSSLIERISDYLDLSNNSLTGDISNLTLKGDTLYLSNNSFTGGLPNISPNALRVDFSYNSFSGSIPHSWKNSKDLQSINLWNNKLSGEVLEHVSYWTQLWILNLGENEFSGTIPIKMSQNLEVLILRANQFEGTIPTQLFDQSSLFHLDLAHNKLSGSMPECIYNLTQMITSNIYSFYRTTIQLFIKGQDYPSNIQSERRTFDLSSNSLSGEVSLELFRLVQIQSLNLSHNNFNGTIPKEIGGMEHMESLDLSNNKFCGEIPQTMSLLNFLDYLNLSYNNFDGQIPIGTQLQSFNASSYIGNPKLCGDPLNNCTTEEENPKNATPSPENEDDDSIRESVFLGMGVGFAAGFWGICGSLFLIRKWRHACFRFVDGVGDKLYVILMVKLNSFHRN; this is encoded by the coding sequence ATGATGACCATTATCACTACACAAATGCCACTTCTTTTGCTTCTACTTTTATCTTTAACCACATTTCACAAATGCATGTCAATCAATGATCACAAATGGGTTCGATGcaatgagaaagataaagagaTATTATCAATCTTCAAAAAGGGAATCAATGATAGTTATGGTGAGCTATCAACATGGTCAACCGAAAAAGATTGTTGTGCATGGAAAGGAGTCTCCTGTGACAACATAACCAACAGAGTTACAAAACTCGATCTCAACTTAGATCTACCTTACATAACTTTGACAGGTGAAATCAATATGTGTATTCTAGAACTTGAGTTTCTCAGTTACTTGGATTTGAGTAAGAATGAATTTGATGTGATAAGTTTTACAACCATTCAACACAACATCACACATGCATCTAACCTTTTGTACCTTGACTTATCCTCCCCCTTTGGTGTTACTCTTCAGATGGATAATCTTGATTGGCTTTCTCCACTTTCTTCTTTGAAATATCTCAACCTTAGTTTTATTGATCTTCATAAGGTAACCAATTGGCTTCAAGCTGTTAATACACTTCCTTCACTATTAGAGTTACAGTTGAGTTATTGTAAACTGAACAACTTCATCATCAACCCATCTATTCAATATTTGAATTTGTCTTCACTTTTAACCCTTGATCTTTCTTACAACAACTTTACCTCTCAGTTACCAAATTGGTTTTTTAATCTCACCAAAGATGTCACCTATCTTGACCTTTCGAGTAGTAAAATACACGGTGAGATACCTTCAAGCTTGCTAAACCTTCAAAATCTGAGATACCTTGATCTCTCTTTTAACAAACTACAAGGATCACTTCCAGATGGAATAAGCCAACTACCAAATATTCAACACCTTGACCTTTACGGTAACATGTTAAGTGGTTCCAATATTCCTTCTACTTTAGGAAACCTCTCATATTTAAATTACTTGTCTATTGGTCATAATAATTTCTCAGGTGAAATTTCAGAAAATACTTTTTCCAAACTCTCTAATTTAGATTCACTAGACTTGACAAGTTCTAATTTTGTATTCCAATTTAATTTGGATTGGGTTCCTCCTTTTCAACTCAGTTATCTTTTATTGAGTAATACAAATCAAGGTCCAAACTTTCCTTCTTGGATATATACACAGAAGTCACTGCAATCTCTCGACTTATCGAGTTCGGGAATTTCATTGGTAGATAGAAACAATTTTTCGAGCCTTATAGAAAGAATATCTGATTATCTTGATTTGTCAAACAATTCCTTGACTGGGGACATATCAAACCTAACACTAAAGGGAGATACTTTATATTTGTCAAACAATAGTTTCACAGGAGGACTCCCAAACATATCACCGAATGCCCTTAGAGTTGATTTTTCTTACAACTCTTTCTCAGGATCAATTCCACATAGTTGGAAGAACTCGAAAGATTTACAATCCATTAACTTGTGGAATAATAAGCTATCTGGGGAAGTTCTGGAGCACGTCTCTTATTGGACACAATTGTGGATCTTGAACTTGggagaaaatgaattttcagGAACCATACCAATCAAGATGTCACAAAACTTAGAAGTATTAATATTGAGAGCAAACCAATTTGAAGGGACTATTCCAACACAGTTATTCGATCAATCTTCTTTGTTTCATTTAGACCTTGCACATAACAAACTTTCAGGATCTATGCCAGAGTGCATTTATAACTTGACTCAAATGATTACTTCTaacatttattcattttatagaACTACAATTCAGTTGTTTATAAAAGGTCAAGATTATCCGTCTAACATCCAATCAGAAAGGCGGACTTTTGACCTATCAAGCAATAGCTTGTCTGGAGAAGTGTCATTAGAATTATTTCGGCTTGTTCAAATTCAATCATTGAACTTATCTCACAATAATTTTAATGGAACAATACCGAAAGAGATTGGAGGAATGGAACATATGGAATCTCTTGATCTATCTAATAATAAGTTTTGTGGAGAAATTCCTCAAACCATGTCTCTCTTAAACTTTTTggattatttgaatttatcttaCAACAATTTTGACGGACAAATACCAATAGGAACTCAACTTCAAAGTTTTAATGCATCAAGCTACATCGGGAATCCTAAACTATGTGGAGATCCTCTTAATAATTGTACCACGGAAGAAGAAAATCCTAAAAATGCAACTCCATCTCcggagaatgaagatgatgactCCATACGAGAATCAGTGTTTCTTGGCATGGGAGTTGGATTTGCAGCAGGTTTCTGGGGAATTTGTGGTTCTTTGTTTCTTATTAGGAAATGGAGGCATGCATGCTTTCGGTTTGTTGATGGAGTGGGTGACAAGCTTTATGTAATTTTGATGGTAAAGTTAAATAGCTTTCACAGAAATTGA